One genomic window of Saccopteryx bilineata isolate mSacBil1 chromosome 4, mSacBil1_pri_phased_curated, whole genome shotgun sequence includes the following:
- the GSPT1 gene encoding eukaryotic peptide chain release factor GTP-binding subunit ERF3A isoform X3 produces the protein MELSEPVVENGETEMSPEESWEHKEEISEAEPGGGSLGDGRPPEESAQEMMEEEEEIPKPKSVVAPPGAPKKEHVNVVFIGHVDAGKSTIGGQIMYLTGMVDKRTLEKYEREAKEKNRETWYLSWALDTNQEERDKGKTVEVGRAYFETEKKHFTILDAPGHKSFVPNMIGGASQADLAVLVISARKGEFETGFEKGGQTREHAMLAKTAGVKHLIVLINKMDDPTVNWSNERYEECKEKLVPFLKKVGFNPKKDIHFMPCSGLTGANLKEQSEFCPWYIGLPFIPYLDNLPNFNRSVDGPIRLPIVDKYKDMGTVVLGKLESGSICKGQQLVMMPNKHNVEVLGILSDDVETDSVAPGENLKIRLKGIEEEEILPGFILCDPNNLCHSGRTFDAQIVIIEHKSIICPGYNAVLHIHTCIEEVEITALICLVDKKSGEKSKTRPRFVKQDQVCIARLRTAGTICLETFKDFPQMGRFTLRDEGKTIAIGKVLKLVPEKD, from the exons ATGGAACTTTCAGAACCTGTTG TAGAAAATGGAGAGACAGAAATGTCCCCAGAAGAATCATGGgaacacaaagaagaaataagtgaagcAGAGCCAGGGGGTGGTTCCTTAGGGGATGGAAGGCCCCCAGAAGAAAGTGCCCAAGAAAtgatggaggaagaagaggaaatacCAAAACCTAAGTCTGTCGTTGCACCACCAGGTGCTCCTAAAAAGGAACATGTAAATGTAGTATTTATTGGGCATGTAG ATGCTGGCAAGTCAACCATTGGGGGACAAATAAT GTATTTGACTGGAATGGTTGACAAAAGGACACTTGAGAAATATGAACgagaagctaaagaaaaaaacagagaaacttG GTACTTGTCGTGGGCCTTAGACACAAATCAGGAAGAACGAGACAAAGGTAAAACAGTAGAAGTGGGTCGTGCCTattttgaaacagaaaagaagcATTTCACTATTCTGGATGCCCCTGGCCACAAGAGTTTTGTTCCAAATATGATTGGTGGTGCTTCTCAAGCTGATTTGGCTGTACTG GTAATCTCTGCCAGGAAAGGAGAGTTTGAAACTGGATTTGAAAAAGGAGGACAGACAAGAGAACATGCAATGTTGGCAAAGACAGCAGGTGTAAAACACTTAATTGTGCTTATTAATAAGATGGATGATCCAACAGTGAATTGGAGCAATGAGAG ataTGAAGAATGTAAAGAGAAACTAGTGCCATTTTTGAAAAAAGTTGGCTTCAATCCCAAAAAGGACATTCATTTTATGCCCTGCTCAGGACTGACTGGAGCAAATCTAAAAGAGCAATCAGAATTCTGTCCTTGGTATAT TGGATTACCATTTATTCCATATCTGGATAATTTGCCAAACTTCAATAGATCAGTTGATGGACCAATCAGGCTGCCAATTGTGGATAAATACAAG GATATGGGCACTGTGGTCCTGGGAAAGCTGGAATCAGGATCTATTTGTAAAGGCCAGCAGCTTGTGATGATGCCAAACAAG CACAATGTGGAAGTTCTTGGAATCCTTTCTGATGATGTAGAAACTGATTCTGTAGCCCCAGGAGAAAACCTCAAAATCAGACTGAAAGGAATTGAAGAGGAGGAGATTCTTCCAGGATTTATACTTTGTGATCCTAATAATCTTTGTCATTCTGGACGCACATTTGATGCCCAG ATAGTGATTATAGAGCACAAATCCATCATCTGCCCAGGTTATAATGCGGTGCTGCATATTCATACCTGTATTGAGGAAGTTGAAATAACA GCCTTAATTTGCTTGGTAGACAAAAAATCAGGAGAAAAAAGTAAGACTCGACCCCGTTTTGTCAAGCAAGATCAAGTATGCATTGCTCGCTTAAGGACAGCAGGAACCATCTGCCTTGAGACCTTTAAAGACTTCCCTCAGATGGGTCGATTTACCTTGAGAGATGAGG gtaagaCCATTGCAATTGGAAAAGTTCTGAAACTGGTTCCAGAGAAAGACTAA